Genomic segment of Bdellovibrio bacteriovorus:
CGGGAACATCTTTTAGGATTTCACAGCGTTCCGCATTGAAAGCCGCCGCCATTGCCACGGCCGAAGTGTCGGATCCACCGCGACCCAATGTCGTAATTTCTTTTGTCACCGGAGACACGCCTTGAAAACCGGCTAAGATAACAACCTTATCTGTTTTCAAGGATTCTTCCACGCGCATTGGTTTCACATCTTTGATGAAAGCGTTCACGTGAGAGTCATCCGTAAAGATTCCCGCCTGACTTCCCGTAAAGCTGATCGCGGGGCAGCCTAAATCATTCAGCGCCATACTCATCAGCGACATACTGATTCTTTCACCCACTGTCAGAAGCATATCCATTTCACGACGTTGCGGATGAGCAGAAACTTGGTTTGCTAGATCGATCAAAGAATTTGTTGTCTTGCCCATGGCGCTAACAACAACGATCAAGGAATTTTCTTTAGATTGAGAAGCGACTCGCGCAGCGACAGACTTGATTTTTTCAGGATCTGCCAAGGTGGCGCCGCCGTATTTTTGTACAATCAGAGGTTTCATTCCAATGCAACTTTCCGACTAAACTGGTGCACGTAAGAAGAAACAAGTTGTCCCGCGCCTTTAGGCACGCGGATAAAATGTTTCTCGACCTGACGAGGAATGTACCCCAGATAGAGTTCGGCGTTCAAATCTTTTAATGATTTTCTTGTGACACTCAAATGATCCGCTAATGCATCCAAGTCTGTGCCACCCGGCACAAGAACGACTTCATACTCAAGCGGGTCCATTTTTTCTAAGTCGCGAAAGCCATAAAGGTTGGGTGCTTTGGCAATCAACATAGCAGCCAAAATTTTGGGAACGTACTCTTGAGTCTCAACCGGAAGGGCATTGAGTTTTATGAGCGTCCAGTAATCTTTGGTTCCATATTTCTTGATGCGGTTGCGAAGCCCATTTTCGCCCATGTTGTAACTGGCGGCGACCAGATACCAAGAACCAAACTCTTGATGTAGATCTTTTAAATAACGAATGGCCGCGAGTGTGCTCTTTTTCAGATCGCGTCGCTCATCCAACCACCAGGTTTTGCTTAAACCGTAACGTGTTCCTGTAGCTTCGATAAATTGCCAAGGGCCAACAGCATCGGCGTGACTAATGGCGTTCGGAGCAAAACCACTTTCGATCATCACCATGTATGCAAGATCCAAAGGCAAGCCGGCTTTTTTTAGTTCGGCTTGAATGAAGGGCATGTACTTGTAAGAGCGTTGCAACCATTCTCGAAACCACTTGCTTCCGCGAGTGCCTTGGTAATGTGCAACCCATTTGCTGACTTTTTTATTGTAAGTCACCGGCAAATCAAAAATCAGATTGTCTGACTGAACATGAGTGGAACGTGAGGTGAGAGCTTTTAACTTCTCTTTCAAAGTCAAAGCCGGAGCAGGGGCAGCGGGAGTCACAGATGTTTCCGCCTGTGCAAATTGAATAATAAAAGTAGATAAAAGGACTGCGACCCACGTGCTCATAAAGTTCATTATGAAGCCGATTCTTTGACACTGTCGACAAAGAACTGACAACACTGCGATGCCATCGACAAAGGTCAATGCACGGTCAAATCCAAAAAAACTTGAGTCCAAGAAAAACTTTTGCGACGAAGGTCTAGCGTGGAAATCATTTCCTAGACGAAGATCGGTCCTGTCAAAACATGGCACACGCCTTGCTGCTCAACAATGTGTGGAGGAGTGTTCATGGGTGTAAAAGGGGTCTATACAGCTCTTAGCGGAGCGATCGCACAAAGTACAAAGCTAGATACCATCGCCAATAACTTGGCGAATGTGAACACGCCCGCTTTCAAACGCGATCAACAGCTTTTCCAGGAATATCTAACTGCAAATGAAAAGCCACCGGAGACAACGCAAATCCCTCGCGACGTCGCTTCGATTGAAAGCTTCTATAATATGCAGGGTGGCGATAAGAGTTATGTGGATGCCAAAGGCACCTTCACAGACTTCTCTCAAGGCGGTCTGAAACACACCGGAAATCCGATGGACGTTGCGATCGATGGCAAAGGTTTCTTCGAGATTGCAACTCCGGGTGGCGTTCGCCTGACTCGCGCTGGAAATTTCACTTTGGATGGAAACGGTCAATTAGTTACTAAAGAAGGATTCCCTGTTCTTCGTGCGGGCGAGCCAGGTGCCGACCCTGCTTCGCGCGTGATTCGTCTTCAAGGCACAGGCCTTCCGCTTTCTATTAATGATAATGGTGATGTCTTTGAAGGAACTGAAAATATCGGACGCGTTTCTTTAGTGAACGTGAATAATCCCGATTCTTTACAGAAAATGGGAAGTTCGCTTTATTCCTTTAAGCCGAATATGGCTCCGGAAATGACGAACGTTAACAATCCAAGCTTAAAACAAGGCTTCTTAGAAGCTTCTAACGTCAATATTGTTCAAGAGATGACAGACATGATTTCCACCAATCGTGTTTTTGAGAGCACTCAAAAAGCCATTACGGCTTACGATCAGATGGCAGATAAAATGGTTAACGTGGTGGGAAAAACAAACTAGTCAGGATGACTGGTTTGCATGGATTTGATTTTTAAATAAGCAATTAATGGAAGGATTCTTTAATGCTTAAAAGTTTAAATACAGCAGCGACAGGCATGGCGGCCCAGCAGACAAACATGGACGTCATTTCAAATAACATCGCCAACGTCTCTACGAATGGCTTTAAAAAATCGCGCGCTGAATTTGAAGATCTGATGTACCAAACTCAAAAAGAGCCGGGTGCACAAAGTGGTATGAATGCCTATTCACCGAACGGTGTGCAAGTCGGCTTGGGTGTTCGCACCGCCGGCATTCAAAAGAATTTCGAAAACGGCAGCGCGGCCGTGACAAAGAATCCTTTGGATCTTCAAATTGAAGGCTCTGGTTTTTTTCAAATCCTAACTCCAGATGGTCAAATCGGTTACACGCGTGACGGCGCTTTCCAAAAAGATCCTAACGGTCGTGTCGTCGATAAAAACGGGAATCTTCTTCAACCTGAAATCACAGTTCCGCCTGATGTCGCGGGTCTTGAAATTGCCCCTAACGGTGAAGTGCGTGTGATTCAAGGTTTGAACTCAGCTCCACAAACTATTGGTCAAATTGATCTTGTGAACTTCGTAAATCCTGCAGGTCTTAAAGCTGTAGGTAAGAACGTTTTTATGCCAAGTCCATCTAGCGGTCAGCCGGTGGTGGCTCGCCCAGGTATGAATGGAACAGGTTATTTGGCGCAAGGACAGCTTGAAACAAGTAACGTCAATATCGCTGAAGAAATGGTGAATATGATCACAGCACAAAGAGCTTTTGAGACGAATTCAAAAGTGATCCAAGCTTCTGATCAAATGCTTCAATCCGTGAATAGCATGAGATAATTGATGAATAAGTTTTTGTCTTTGGCACTTTTACTTTTCAGTGTTCAGTCTTTCGCAAGACCTGAAATCACTATTCCAGCCAGCGTTGAGATTTCTCAGCGAGAGCTTTTGCGTTTAAGTGATATCGCAACCGTGAAGGATGGAACGCCAGAGCTTCTTTCTTTTATGGAGAGTGTCGTCATCCGCGAAGACGCGCGTGAGTTATTGTTGTCACAAAAACTTCCGTCTTCTGAAATTTTGACGAAAGTGCGTGAAGCAATGAAAAGTCAATCCGGTCTTCGTGCTTTAAATCCTGCTTATAAAATTCCTTCGCAAGTGGCGGTGGCGTTTGCTTCCACTCCCATTTCTCGTGAAGAAATTCAAAGAAAAGTTCTGAATCATCTTCAGGTTCGCTGCAATGAATGCGAATACAAAGTCAGTATTCAAAGCACCCCCGCCCCCGCACAAAAACAATGGGATCTCGATTTTACGCAGCTTACAGGCAAAGGGGGCTTCCTTTTGCCACTGCGCGACGGCGATCAACGCCAATTAAAATGGATTTCTGGAACAATTCGTGTGTCGCAATTAACCCCGGTTGCGTCTCGTTTGATCTTACAAGGAGAGAGAGTGCAACAGGAAGACGTGCGCATGGTTATGACCGATGTGACGTTTGCTAAAGACAATGCACTTCGCCTGGCTGATATCCAAGGACAATTGGCAGCTAGATCTCTTCCCGTCGGTACGGCTATCTGGTCGACCGATCTCAAACGTGAACCGGCAGCTAAGAAGGGACAGATTGTAAAGGCCTTGCTAGGTGATGAGGGATTTGAAATCTCCGTCAACATGCAGGCTGAAGACAACGGCTTTGTTGGGGATCTCATTAAAGTTAAAAACTTGGATAATCAAAAAGTTCTCTCAGGCGTTGTGATTGAAAAAGGTGTGGTGAAGTTGCAATGAGACTTAAATCTTTCTTCGTAACTATTTCTTCGTTGATGGCTCTTACGTTGTTCACAGGTTGTGCGACGATGAATGATCTTTTGGCTTCATTGGATGGCCCTAAAGAAAATCCTCCTTTAGAAAAAATCCATACCGCTCCTCGCTATTCTGACACTCAGAATTTGGGCGTACCGACAGATCGTCAATACAAACGCATGACTCGAAATCGCATGGAGGAAGAATCGGACTTGGGCGCCAGTGCCGGTTCGACTTGGGTGATGGAAGGTCAAGGTGCTTATCTGTTTGCGCAAAACAAAATGCGTCGAGAAGGTGATCTTTTAAATGTGAAGTTGGACGGACCTGCTTTGAAACAAGTGGAAACAAAAGTTTCAGTGATCAAAAAACTTTTGAAGCAGCTTGAAGAGCAGCAACAACAAAGTCTGAACAACTCTTTGGCGGCAAATGGCACGGATGCTTCTCGTACCCCGGCTTCAGCTGAGGCCAAAAAGCCCGAAGCGGCTAAACCCGCAGAAAAAGAAGACGACAAGGACGCCTTGGCGGATGTGCAAAACATTCCCACTCGTATTGTCGAAAAATTGGCTGATGGAAATTACCGCATCAAAGGGCAACAGCCTTTTATGATCGGAAAACGTGAATACAAGGTCATCGTGACTGGTTTGATCCGTCCGGAAGACTTCAATGATCAAGGTATCGTCTCTGATAAACTTCTTGATCCGCAATATGATGTCGTCAGCATCAGAAGGAACGCACGCAATGAATAAACTATTTAGCGTTATCGTATTAACGGCCTTTTTTGTGATGGTGGCTTTTGAGGCGGCAAACGCCGCGCGCTTAAAAGACATCGCCAGCATTCGTGGTGTGCGTGAAAATCAACTTTTGGGTTACGGTATCGTCGTCGGTCTTAAGGGAACGGGTGACGGTAAAAATGAATTCATGAGTAAGAGCATGGTGCGCATGCTTGATAAATTAGGAATGAAATTAGATTCACCTGAGTTCGCAAGTAAGAACGTCGCGGCGGTGATCATCACCGGAACAATGCCGGCATTCGGTAAAGCGGGAAATCCGATTGATGTGACAGTCAGTGCGATTGGGGATGCGTCTTCATTGCAAGGTGGTACTTTGTTGCAAGCTCCATTGCGTGCGGCGAATGAACAAGTTTATGCCGTGGCCCAAGGAAGCATCATCATCGGTGGTGATGGAAAAGATCAGCACCTTACTTCAGGAAGAATTCCGAATGGCGCGACGATTGAACGAGACATGACAGCGGATTTTGCTTCTCGTAAAATGTATCGCCTGACTTTGATCAATCCGGATTTTACAACAGCCGCTCGTTCTGTTTTGACGATCAATAAAGAGTTGGGTGGGCACTACGCTTCGGCGAAAGATTCCGGAACGATTGATATCATCACTCCATTTGCCTATGAAAATCGCGGTGTGGAATTGTTGGCGACGATTGAATCTATCGAGATCAATCCCGACATGAAAGCACGTGTTGTTGTGAATGAAAAAACCGGCACGATTGTGATCGGTGATAAAGTGAAGATTTCTAAAGTCGCAATTTCTCACGGTTCTCTCTCTGTGAAAGTCGGAGAGGGAAAGAATGCGAAAGATGAGAAAGTGGCAGTTTTAGAAAGTGGTGTCAGTGTTGGGGAGCTCGTGCAAGCACTAAACAAATTAGGTGTCTCGCCGAAGGACCTGATAACTATACTTCAGTCCATCAAGTCAGCTGGAGCTTTGCACGGGGAACTCGAAGTATTATGAAATTTGTGTTTCGAAATGACACACTATGCAATAGAATTAATTTTATAGTTTCAGACACATGGACGTGTTTGAAACGCGGGGAGGGTGAGGAAGAGATCGCGAACCATGGAAGGTCAAGAGTCAAAAGTTTCTCGCAGGAAACAGGAGCAATAGGTCAGCAGGCACCAAGGATTGGTGAACACGAGCCGAAGCTACACTCTAAGAATCAATTGCAGGATGCATATGATTCTCCGACTCTCACTCCCCTTTTTTCTCTTTCTTCAAATGACATCGTTGCGTTGGAATCTGTGAGTAGTNNNNNNNNNNNNNNNNNNNNNNNNNNNNNNNNNNNNNNNNNNNNNNNNNNNNNNNNNNNNNNNNNNNNNNNNNNNNNNNNNNNNNNNNNNNNNNNNNNNNNNNNACTACTCACAGATTCCAACGACGCGTTCGCTTGTTGGAAGCGGTTGGGGAGTTAGAGGGGGCGGAGGTTTTGTTTTTGGGTTCTGGCCGTCTGCGACGGCGTTTTCGTTTTTTTTAATTTCTAAGTTTCAGTTTTCAAACTTCGCACTGGGAGTTGCTTATGAGTGATTCTAGTGGTGCTGCTGGTGGGGCTGGAAATTTTAAGGCTTTTGGGTCTAAGTTTCTTTCTCGGCCTGTGCCTAAATCTCCTGAGCAGAAGCTTCGGGAAGTTTCGGATATGTATGAGAAGCATTTTCTTCGTGAGATGACGAAGGCGATGCGTTCCACTATTCAAGAAGGTGGATTTATTCAGACTAGTCATGCGGAAAAAATTTTTCGTGAGCAGTTGGATGATCACTATGTTGAGAAGTGGGGAGAGCGTGGTGGTGTCGGGCTCTCTGATATGATTTACACGCAGTTGGTTGAGAAATTTGGTGTGATGATGGGAATTAAGACTCAGGTATCTAAGCCTCAGGGTCCTCTCCCTCTTGACACGAAATCTTTCGCGGCTCGTCCGTTTCAACATCCTGGTAAAAAACAATCCGTGTCTTATCGAATTGATAATACGCAAGGTCCTCAAGGTGCAGACAAGGCGCCTGAAGCTGTCAAAGCCCCATGGGACGGGGTTTTGCTGGGGAAGAAGACTTTGGCAGATGATCAGACAATGATTGAAATTGAGCACGACAATGGTCTTAAAAGTCAGATGGTTTTTAAGGGTGGAGTGTCTAAAGTTTCGACAGGGGAAAAACTGCAAGCTGGCGACACCCTTGGGTTTTTAAGTCCTGAGGCGAAGTCACTCTATTGGACAGTCGAGAAGGGTGCAGAACCTGGACCAGAAACTGTCTCAGAATGATTTGGTGTAACTGTCCCATTGTGATACTATGAAAAGAACAAAGAG
This window contains:
- the flgF gene encoding flagellar basal-body rod protein FlgF, with translation MGVKGVYTALSGAIAQSTKLDTIANNLANVNTPAFKRDQQLFQEYLTANEKPPETTQIPRDVASIESFYNMQGGDKSYVDAKGTFTDFSQGGLKHTGNPMDVAIDGKGFFEIATPGGVRLTRAGNFTLDGNGQLVTKEGFPVLRAGEPGADPASRVIRLQGTGLPLSINDNGDVFEGTENIGRVSLVNVNNPDSLQKMGSSLYSFKPNMAPEMTNVNNPSLKQGFLEASNVNIVQEMTDMISTNRVFESTQKAITAYDQMADKMVNVVGKTN
- a CDS encoding lytic transglycosylase domain-containing protein; amino-acid sequence: MSTWVAVLLSTFIIQFAQAETSVTPAAPAPALTLKEKLKALTSRSTHVQSDNLIFDLPVTYNKKVSKWVAHYQGTRGSKWFREWLQRSYKYMPFIQAELKKAGLPLDLAYMVMIESGFAPNAISHADAVGPWQFIEATGTRYGLSKTWWLDERRDLKKSTLAAIRYLKDLHQEFGSWYLVAASYNMGENGLRNRIKKYGTKDYWTLIKLNALPVETQEYVPKILAAMLIAKAPNLYGFRDLEKMDPLEYEVVLVPGGTDLDALADHLSVTRKSLKDLNAELYLGYIPRQVEKHFIRVPKGAGQLVSSYVHQFSRKVALE
- a CDS encoding flagellar basal body L-ring protein FlgH, whose product is MRLKSFFVTISSLMALTLFTGCATMNDLLASLDGPKENPPLEKIHTAPRYSDTQNLGVPTDRQYKRMTRNRMEEESDLGASAGSTWVMEGQGAYLFAQNKMRREGDLLNVKLDGPALKQVETKVSVIKKLLKQLEEQQQQSLNNSLAANGTDASRTPASAEAKKPEAAKPAEKEDDKDALADVQNIPTRIVEKLADGNYRIKGQQPFMIGKREYKVIVTGLIRPEDFNDQGIVSDKLLDPQYDVVSIRRNARNE
- a CDS encoding rod-binding protein, with the protein product MSDSSGAAGGAGNFKAFGSKFLSRPVPKSPEQKLREVSDMYEKHFLREMTKAMRSTIQEGGFIQTSHAEKIFREQLDDHYVEKWGERGGVGLSDMIYTQLVEKFGVMMGIKTQVSKPQGPLPLDTKSFAARPFQHPGKKQSVSYRIDNTQGPQGADKAPEAVKAPWDGVLLGKKTLADDQTMIEIEHDNGLKSQMVFKGGVSKVSTGEKLQAGDTLGFLSPEAKSLYWTVEKGAEPGPETVSE
- the flgA gene encoding flagellar basal body P-ring formation chaperone FlgA, producing the protein MNKFLSLALLLFSVQSFARPEITIPASVEISQRELLRLSDIATVKDGTPELLSFMESVVIREDARELLLSQKLPSSEILTKVREAMKSQSGLRALNPAYKIPSQVAVAFASTPISREEIQRKVLNHLQVRCNECEYKVSIQSTPAPAQKQWDLDFTQLTGKGGFLLPLRDGDQRQLKWISGTIRVSQLTPVASRLILQGERVQQEDVRMVMTDVTFAKDNALRLADIQGQLAARSLPVGTAIWSTDLKREPAAKKGQIVKALLGDEGFEISVNMQAEDNGFVGDLIKVKNLDNQKVLSGVVIEKGVVKLQ
- a CDS encoding flagellar basal body P-ring protein FlgI, producing the protein MNKLFSVIVLTAFFVMVAFEAANAARLKDIASIRGVRENQLLGYGIVVGLKGTGDGKNEFMSKSMVRMLDKLGMKLDSPEFASKNVAAVIITGTMPAFGKAGNPIDVTVSAIGDASSLQGGTLLQAPLRAANEQVYAVAQGSIIIGGDGKDQHLTSGRIPNGATIERDMTADFASRKMYRLTLINPDFTTAARSVLTINKELGGHYASAKDSGTIDIITPFAYENRGVELLATIESIEINPDMKARVVVNEKTGTIVIGDKVKISKVAISHGSLSVKVGEGKNAKDEKVAVLESGVSVGELVQALNKLGVSPKDLITILQSIKSAGALHGELEVL
- the flgG gene encoding flagellar basal-body rod protein FlgG, whose protein sequence is MLKSLNTAATGMAAQQTNMDVISNNIANVSTNGFKKSRAEFEDLMYQTQKEPGAQSGMNAYSPNGVQVGLGVRTAGIQKNFENGSAAVTKNPLDLQIEGSGFFQILTPDGQIGYTRDGAFQKDPNGRVVDKNGNLLQPEITVPPDVAGLEIAPNGEVRVIQGLNSAPQTIGQIDLVNFVNPAGLKAVGKNVFMPSPSSGQPVVARPGMNGTGYLAQGQLETSNVNIAEEMVNMITAQRAFETNSKVIQASDQMLQSVNSMR